Genomic DNA from Nitrospirota bacterium:
GCGTTTGCTCATCTTTGCTATCCGCTATGAGCTAAGTGCTATCAGCTAATTCCGTCCGACTTGCATGTGTTAGGCACGCCGCCAGCGTTCGTTCTGAGCCAGGATCAAACTCTCAAAAAAAAGTTTGAAACTGATCAGGGTATGCTACGCACTTTTTTAGATTTTTCAAAGAACGATTTAAGGAAATTCTATATTACCTTTTAATAAAAAATTTTGTCAAGAGATTTATGGTTTTTGAGTATAAATATAAATTTATTTAAATTTCTATACGATTCTGATAATATTTTGTCAAAGAATTATATCTTTATACAAACAAAGGAGCAATAGGATTATGGATTTTGGAATGAGAAATAGACTATCTAAAATTATAAAACCAAAAACAGGAAAAACAGTAATGTTAGCTGTAGACCACGGTTATTTTCAAGGACCTACAACTGGATTAAAAGATTTAAGAAAAACTATTACACCTTTAATCCCTTATGCAGATTGTTTATTTATAACACGTGGAATGGTTAGGAATGCGGTTGATCCAAAAAGTAATGTTGCTATATGTCTGAGGGTTTCAGGGGGCCCAAGCATATTAGGAGAATTGTCTAATGAAGATATTACTACATCCATTGAAGAAGCTATAAGGCTTAATGCTTCAGGTGTTGGGATGTCAATCTTTGTCGGAGCAAAAAATGAAGATAGAACTATCACAAATCTTGGTGAATTAGTGAATGAAGCAGAGAGATATGGTATGCCAGTGCTTGCAGTTACCGCAGTTGGAAAAGAGATGGGAAGAGATGCAAGGTATCTTGGGCTTGCATGCAGAATAGCAGCAGAAATTGGAGCCCATTTTGTTAAAACATATTATTGTGAAGATTTTTATAAAGTAGTTGAAGGGTGTCCTGTTCCAATAGTTATGGCAGGAGGCAAAAAGATACCTGAAAGAGATGCACTACAAATGACTTTTAATGCAATAAAAGAAGGTGCTTCTGGTGTAGATATGGGTAGGAATATTTTTCAGAGTGATAATCCTGTCGGCATGATTAAAGCTATTAGAGCTGTTGTTCATAAAAATGCTTCTGTTGAGGAAGCTTTTGAGATTTATTCAAAGAAAAAGTAATGAAATATGAAAGTCGCTGTTT
This window encodes:
- the lsrF gene encoding 3-hydroxy-5-phosphonooxypentane-2,4-dione thiolase — translated: MDFGMRNRLSKIIKPKTGKTVMLAVDHGYFQGPTTGLKDLRKTITPLIPYADCLFITRGMVRNAVDPKSNVAICLRVSGGPSILGELSNEDITTSIEEAIRLNASGVGMSIFVGAKNEDRTITNLGELVNEAERYGMPVLAVTAVGKEMGRDARYLGLACRIAAEIGAHFVKTYYCEDFYKVVEGCPVPIVMAGGKKIPERDALQMTFNAIKEGASGVDMGRNIFQSDNPVGMIKAIRAVVHKNASVEEAFEIYSKKK